From a region of the Pan paniscus chromosome 19, NHGRI_mPanPan1-v2.0_pri, whole genome shotgun sequence genome:
- the TMEM238L gene encoding transmembrane protein 238-like, with amino-acid sequence MLLGSLWGRCHPGRCALFLILALLLDAVGLVLLLLGILAPLSSWDFFIYTGALILAFSLLLWIIWYSLNIEVSPEKLDL; translated from the coding sequence ATGCTCCTGGGGAGTCTGTGGGGAAGATGCCATCCAGGGCGCTGTGCGCTCTTCCTCATCCTCGCCCTCCTGCTGGACGCGGTTGGCCTGGTCCTTTTGCTGCTGGGAATCTTGGCCCCCCTGAGTTCCTGGGACTTCTTCATCTACACAGGTGCCCTGATCCTGGCTTTCAGCCTACTGCTCTGGATCATCTGGTATTCCCTCAACATTGAGGTGTCTCCTGAAAAACTGGACCTGTAG